The DNA region AAGCCCACAAGTGCGCCGGGTTCAGCGATGATTAAATCTCCAAGCCAAGCAAAAGAAGCTGAAACTCCACCAAAGGTTGGGTCTGTTAAAATGCTAATGTAGGGCAATTTTTCTTTACTAAGAAGTTTTAAAGCGGCACTTGTTTTACTCATTTGCATTAAAGAGTAGGTGCTTTCTTGCATTCTAGCGCCCCCACTTGCACTAACGATAACTAAAGAGCTTTTTGTGCTAATAGCTCTTTGCACGGCACGGACGATTTTTTCGCCCTCCACAGAACCAAAACTTCCTCCCATAAAGGCAAAATCAAAAACAACAAGCTGAGTCTTTAAGCCATTGATTGTGCATTCTCCGCTTATAACGGAGCTTTTACGCCCTGTTTTACTCTCTCCCTCGCTTAAACGCTTTTTGTAAGATTTGCTATCGACAAATTTTAAAGGATCGATTGCTTCCAAATTTTTATCAAATTCCATAAAGCTTCCCGCGTCGCTTAAAAGCTCTATGCGTTTGCTCGCAGAAATTCTCATATGATAAGAGCATTTAGGGCAAACATCAAAA from Campylobacter upsaliensis includes:
- the accD gene encoding acetyl-CoA carboxylase, carboxyltransferase subunit beta; amino-acid sequence: MNFTDIFSKIRKKQSSPHEAPNHWVKCPSCHALMYYKEIESCFDVCPKCSYHMRISASKRIELLSDAGSFMEFDKNLEAIDPLKFVDSKSYKKRLSEGESKTGRKSSVISGECTINGLKTQLVVFDFAFMGGSFGSVEGEKIVRAVQRAISTKSSLVIVSASGGARMQESTYSLMQMSKTSAALKLLSKEKLPYISILTDPTFGGVSASFAWLGDLIIAEPGALVGFAGARVIKQTIGADLPEGFQRAEFLLEHGLIDNIIERASQKQFISDALKFFNGK